Proteins found in one Patescibacteria group bacterium genomic segment:
- the atpD gene encoding F0F1 ATP synthase subunit beta, whose product MAEKTIGKIKQVIGAVIDVEFPGELPEVFNALETTNNKGEKIILEVQQHTGGNTVRAIAMGSTDGVKRDTDVINTGAGITVPVGPETLGRIFNVLGEVVDGGKEVVTKKRYPIHRPAPSFAEQSTKIEILETGIKVIDLICPIAKGGKVGMFGGAGVGKTVIIQELINNIAKQHGGYSVFAGVGERTREGNDLYHEMKDSGVIDKLSMVFGQMNEPPGARARVALAGLSIAEYFRDEQNQDVLMFIDNIFRFTQAGSEVSTLLGRMPSAVGYQPTLASEMGELQERITSTDKGSITSFQAVYVPADDLTDPAPATTFAHLDSTIVLSRSLTELGIYPAVDPLDSFSIILDPKIVGEEHYKVSLGVQRVLQRYKDLQDIIAVLGMEELSDEDKTIVARARKIQRFLSQPMSVAETFTGRPGKYIKLSDTIRGFKEILDGKHDDKTEGDFYMRGGIEDVGK is encoded by the coding sequence ATGGCAGAAAAAACAATAGGAAAAATCAAACAAGTGATCGGCGCGGTAATTGACGTCGAATTTCCCGGAGAACTTCCGGAAGTTTTTAACGCGCTGGAAACCACTAACAACAAAGGGGAAAAGATTATTTTAGAAGTCCAGCAGCATACCGGCGGCAATACAGTGCGCGCCATTGCCATGGGCTCAACCGACGGCGTAAAACGCGATACAGACGTTATAAACACCGGCGCCGGAATAACCGTCCCGGTAGGTCCGGAAACTTTGGGGCGCATCTTTAACGTTTTGGGTGAAGTAGTAGACGGCGGCAAAGAAGTAGTAACCAAAAAACGCTATCCGATCCACCGCCCGGCCCCTTCGTTTGCCGAACAGTCAACTAAAATTGAAATTTTAGAAACCGGCATTAAAGTTATTGACCTAATCTGCCCGATCGCCAAAGGCGGAAAAGTCGGAATGTTCGGCGGCGCCGGCGTAGGAAAGACTGTTATCATCCAGGAATTAATCAATAACATTGCCAAACAGCACGGCGGTTATTCCGTCTTTGCCGGAGTCGGCGAACGGACCCGGGAAGGAAACGACTTATATCATGAAATGAAAGACTCGGGCGTAATCGATAAATTGTCCATGGTCTTTGGTCAAATGAACGAACCGCCGGGAGCCCGCGCCCGGGTGGCATTAGCCGGCCTCTCCATTGCCGAATATTTCCGTGACGAACAAAATCAGGACGTACTCATGTTCATCGATAATATTTTTCGTTTCACTCAAGCCGGTTCCGAAGTATCGACGCTTTTAGGCCGGATGCCTTCGGCCGTAGGCTATCAGCCGACTCTAGCTTCGGAAATGGGAGAATTACAAGAACGGATTACCTCAACCGATAAAGGCTCGATTACTTCGTTCCAGGCGGTTTATGTTCCGGCTGACGATTTAACCGATCCGGCCCCGGCTACGACTTTTGCCCACCTTGATTCAACTATCGTACTCTCCCGCAGTCTGACCGAATTGGGCATCTATCCGGCCGTTGATCCGCTCGACTCTTTTTCCATAATCTTAGATCCGAAGATTGTCGGCGAAGAGCATTACAAAGTATCTTTGGGAGTGCAGAGGGTGTTGCAGCGCTACAAGGATTTGCAGGATATTATCGCCGTACTGGGAATGGAAGAGCTGTCAGACGAAGATAAAACTATCGTGGCTCGGGCGAGAAAAATCCAAAGATTTTTGTCCCAGCCCATGAGCGTGGCCGAAACTTTTACCGGCCGGCCGGGTAAGTATATTAAGCTCTCGGACACTATCCGCGGCTTTAAGGAAATTTTGGACGGCAAGCACGACGACAAGACTGAAGGCGATTTCTACATGCGCGGCGGGATAGAGGACGTAGGAAAATAA
- the atpC gene encoding ATP synthase F1 subunit epsilon — protein MADQKTIQFEIVTPERELLKEQVIQVTVPTKSGEITVLPNHIPLVSVLVPGVIEVKLANGNYEVMSVSGGFIEVLKDKVVILADTAERAEEIDISRAEEAKQRAEKTRENLERFDQEQFADIAAKISKELARTRAANRWRKLRENIK, from the coding sequence ATGGCCGATCAAAAAACTATACAATTTGAAATAGTCACCCCGGAAAGGGAGCTGTTAAAAGAACAGGTAATCCAAGTTACGGTTCCGACCAAGTCCGGGGAAATTACGGTTTTGCCCAACCACATCCCTTTAGTTTCAGTTTTAGTTCCGGGAGTGATTGAAGTGAAACTGGCTAACGGAAATTATGAAGTAATGTCGGTTTCCGGCGGTTTTATCGAAGTCTTGAAAGACAAGGTAGTGATTTTAGCCGATACGGCCGAGCGGGCCGAAGAAATTGATATTTCGCGCGCCGAAGAAGCAAAACAGCGGGCGGAGAAGACCCGGGAAAATCTCGAAAGATTTGATCAGGAGCAATTTGCCGATATTGCCGCGAAGATTTCTAAAGAATTGGCGCGCACCCGGGCGGCGAACAGATGGAGAAAACTAAGAGAGAACATCAAATAA
- a CDS encoding Ig-like domain-containing protein, whose product MRNKTLLSALGAVMIVGLSLGLVPAALAATPVLTAINLTPAVVAVGATHQFTASPLDQFGNPIAATLTWTSSNTTVGTVNGSGLFSALAAGPATVTATSGSVSGTAGVSVTSMPAGNNGHEEENENEGNENERDHNNQGEESHENEMEHHNWRDWGEDGNGMNHQNPNVSSESPHQDD is encoded by the coding sequence ATGAGAAATAAAACACTTTTGTCAGCATTGGGAGCAGTAATGATTGTTGGCTTGTCGTTAGGATTGGTTCCGGCGGCTTTGGCCGCCACTCCGGTTCTTACCGCTATCAATCTGACACCCGCGGTAGTAGCCGTTGGTGCGACCCACCAATTTACGGCCTCGCCTTTAGACCAATTCGGAAATCCAATTGCGGCGACTCTAACCTGGACATCAAGCAATACTACGGTAGGAACAGTTAACGGAAGCGGTTTGTTTAGCGCCTTAGCGGCTGGGCCTGCCACCGTAACCGCTACGAGCGGTTCGGTAAGCGGTACCGCCGGAGTATCGGTTACAAGCATGCCAGCCGGCAACAATGGCCATGAAGAAGAGAATGAAAATGAAGGAAATGAAAACGAAAGGGATCATAATAATCAGGGCGAGGAGAGTCATGAAAATGAAATGGAACATCATAACTGGCGTGATTGGGGTGAAGATGGAAATGGAATGAACCATCAGAATCCGAATGTAAGCTCGGAATCACCTCATCAAGACGATTAA
- a CDS encoding carbonic anhydrase: MAHKCKSLVIHCMDFRLVESIRDWMKSEGMLCDADVVSLAGAGKELLTDGAGREILLKQIELSAKLHHATQVILLHHSDCGAYKASYTFNSFDEEKARHSEDMTKEAEIIREKFPEMEVIKVLAIMKDGEGKEVEFEKM; the protein is encoded by the coding sequence ATGGCTCATAAATGCAAATCTTTGGTTATTCATTGCATGGATTTCCGGCTGGTGGAAAGTATCCGCGACTGGATGAAAAGCGAGGGAATGCTTTGCGACGCGGACGTAGTATCTTTAGCCGGAGCCGGAAAAGAACTTTTGACTGATGGAGCCGGACGGGAGATTTTATTAAAACAAATCGAACTGTCGGCTAAATTGCATCACGCCACACAGGTAATTTTACTCCACCATTCCGATTGCGGCGCTTATAAGGCTAGTTATACTTTTAATTCTTTTGACGAAGAAAAGGCCCGGCACTCCGAAGACATGACTAAAGAAGCGGAAATAATTAGAGAAAAATTTCCGGAAATGGAAGTTATTAAAGTGCTGGCGATCATGAAAGACGGGGAAGGGAAAGAGGTGGAATTTGAGAAAATGTAA
- a CDS encoding co-chaperone GroES encodes MNIKPLHDNVIVKPISEDEVTKFGLVIPETIDKEKPEKGEVIAVGAGKILDNGQLAPMSVKVGDKVMFKKYSPDEIKIDGKEVLVISERDIIAILG; translated from the coding sequence ATGAATATCAAACCTCTGCACGACAACGTGATTGTAAAACCAATCTCCGAAGACGAAGTGACTAAATTCGGATTAGTCATCCCGGAAACGATCGACAAGGAAAAACCGGAAAAAGGCGAAGTGATTGCTGTCGGCGCCGGAAAAATTCTAGATAACGGCCAGCTCGCCCCAATGAGCGTCAAAGTCGGCGATAAAGTAATGTTTAAAAAATATTCGCCGGATGAAATTAAGATTGACGGGAAAGAAGTTTTAGTAATCAGTGAACGGGATATAATTGCAATTTTAGGTTAA
- the groL gene encoding chaperonin GroEL (60 kDa chaperone family; promotes refolding of misfolded polypeptides especially under stressful conditions; forms two stacked rings of heptamers to form a barrel-shaped 14mer; ends can be capped by GroES; misfolded proteins enter the barrel where they are refolded when GroES binds) produces MAKQIIFNEEARAKLKAGVDKLANAVKVTLGPKGRNVVIDKSYGGPTVTKDGVTVAKEIELEDKFENLGAEMVKEVASKTNDTAGDGTTTATVLAQAMVEEGIKLVSSGINPIEIRKGMEKKVAEIVANLKKMSKPVTTKEEWARVASISANDAEIGQIIAEAMESVGKDGVITVEEGQSFGVEKEVVEGMQFDKGYVTPYMVTNAEEMKAQYDEPYILITDKKIASVQEILPILEKVAQSGKKEIVIIADDIEGEALTTFIVNKLRGTFNVLGIKAPGFGDRRKAMLEDIAVLTGGKVITEELGLKLDSIEITDLGKARKVVATKENTTIVEGKGDPKAVKDRVAQIRKEIENTDSDYDKEKLQERLAKLAGGVAVIKVGAATETEMKEKKDRIEDALNATRAAVEEGVVPGGGLALAIAGKAFDELMEKKNGNPGAHIIDQAILEPIKQIAANAGKDGSLILYNIIREHKQGNTNIGYDAALDKFVDLIEAGIIDPTKVVRLALENAASAAIMFLTTEAVITDKPEPKDHNHGGGAGMPGMGGMGGMM; encoded by the coding sequence ATGGCAAAACAAATAATTTTTAATGAAGAAGCCAGAGCGAAATTGAAAGCCGGAGTCGATAAGCTGGCTAACGCGGTTAAAGTTACTTTGGGACCCAAAGGACGGAACGTGGTAATTGATAAGTCTTACGGCGGACCGACGGTTACTAAAGACGGCGTTACCGTTGCCAAGGAAATCGAACTGGAAGATAAATTTGAAAATCTTGGCGCCGAAATGGTTAAAGAAGTAGCTTCAAAGACCAATGACACGGCCGGCGACGGAACAACCACCGCTACGGTTTTAGCCCAGGCTATGGTCGAAGAGGGGATTAAGCTTGTTTCTTCCGGCATTAACCCGATTGAAATCCGGAAGGGCATGGAAAAGAAAGTAGCCGAAATTGTCGCTAATTTAAAAAAAATGTCCAAGCCGGTAACTACTAAGGAAGAATGGGCCCGGGTAGCTTCGATTAGCGCGAACGACGCTGAAATCGGCCAGATTATTGCCGAAGCTATGGAATCAGTCGGCAAAGACGGCGTCATTACGGTTGAAGAAGGCCAGTCATTCGGCGTTGAAAAGGAAGTGGTGGAAGGCATGCAATTCGACAAGGGTTACGTAACTCCATACATGGTAACCAATGCCGAAGAAATGAAAGCCCAATACGACGAACCTTATATTCTAATCACTGACAAAAAAATCGCGTCAGTCCAGGAAATTCTTCCGATCCTGGAAAAAGTCGCCCAGTCTGGCAAAAAAGAAATCGTTATTATTGCCGACGATATCGAAGGCGAAGCTTTGACGACTTTTATCGTTAATAAGCTCCGCGGGACTTTTAACGTTCTAGGCATTAAAGCGCCGGGCTTTGGCGACCGGAGAAAAGCGATGTTGGAAGACATCGCCGTTTTAACCGGCGGAAAAGTAATTACCGAAGAACTTGGCTTAAAATTGGACAGCATTGAAATTACCGACCTGGGCAAAGCGAGAAAAGTAGTGGCGACCAAAGAAAATACCACTATCGTAGAAGGAAAAGGTGATCCGAAAGCGGTAAAAGATAGAGTGGCGCAAATCCGGAAAGAAATCGAAAACACTGATTCAGATTATGATAAAGAAAAATTGCAAGAACGTTTGGCTAAGTTAGCCGGCGGAGTGGCGGTCATAAAAGTAGGCGCCGCGACCGAAACCGAAATGAAAGAAAAGAAAGATAGGATTGAAGATGCTTTAAACGCGACTCGCGCCGCGGTTGAAGAAGGTGTCGTGCCTGGCGGCGGACTGGCTCTAGCCATTGCCGGAAAAGCCTTTGACGAATTAATGGAAAAGAAAAACGGCAACCCCGGAGCCCATATTATTGACCAGGCGATCTTAGAACCGATCAAGCAAATTGCCGCTAACGCCGGAAAAGACGGCAGTCTGATTTTATACAATATCATCCGCGAGCATAAACAGGGCAATACCAATATCGGCTATGACGCCGCCTTGGACAAGTTTGTGGATTTAATCGAAGCCGGAATCATCGACCCGACTAAAGTCGTACGCCTGGCTTTGGAAAACGCCGCTTCAGCCGCTATCATGTTCTTAACCACTGAAGCCGTAATTACCGACAAGCCGGAACCCAAAGACCATAATCATGGCGGCGGAGCCGGAATGCCGGGAATGGGCGGTATGGGCGGAATGATGTAA
- a CDS encoding AI-2E family transporter produces the protein MDSKRYININISTITLIKVLIIGFLIYILFLIRDILVVFFISLIFAAAIGPAVDWMQKRKIPRTLGVVFIYLALFILIGSVIYLIIPPITTQMKELSDNFPQYVEKLANGTSFLGGYQGNVVSSIKGALDAIKDNLQNNAGSVFSTVSNVFGSIFSFFLALVITFYMAVEDNAMKKIVRSIVPFKHQPYALNLTTRMQKKIGLWLRGQLILCLSVGVLVYIGLSILGIKYALVLALIAGITEFVPYMGPIIGAVPGVIIAFSVSPMLALIAAAFYYLVQLTENNILVPKIMQKAVGLNPIVSIAVLLIGFQLAGIAGAILSIPVATAASVFIQDIFDHRLAEE, from the coding sequence ATGGATTCCAAGCGCTACATCAATATTAATATCTCTACTATTACCCTGATAAAGGTGCTTATAATCGGCTTCCTGATTTATATTTTGTTTCTAATCCGGGACATCTTGGTTGTCTTTTTTATTTCCCTAATTTTCGCTGCCGCTATAGGCCCGGCAGTCGATTGGATGCAGAAGCGGAAAATACCGCGGACTTTGGGAGTAGTTTTTATTTACCTGGCCTTATTCATTTTAATCGGTTCAGTAATTTACTTAATCATCCCGCCGATTACCACCCAGATGAAAGAGCTGTCAGATAATTTTCCCCAGTACGTGGAAAAACTGGCGAATGGCACTTCCTTTTTAGGAGGGTACCAGGGGAATGTCGTTTCCAGCATAAAAGGCGCCCTGGACGCCATAAAAGATAATCTGCAAAATAACGCCGGCAGCGTCTTTTCCACCGTTTCTAATGTCTTCGGGAGTATATTTTCTTTCTTTCTGGCTTTAGTTATTACTTTTTACATGGCGGTGGAAGATAATGCCATGAAAAAAATCGTCCGTTCGATTGTCCCGTTTAAGCACCAGCCGTATGCCTTAAACTTAACCACCCGGATGCAAAAAAAGATCGGCCTTTGGCTAAGAGGGCAGCTGATTCTATGCCTCTCTGTCGGAGTTTTAGTCTATATCGGCTTATCAATCCTGGGCATAAAATACGCCCTGGTCCTCGCTCTAATCGCCGGCATAACTGAATTCGTCCCCTATATGGGGCCAATTATCGGCGCTGTTCCCGGAGTTATCATTGCTTTTTCGGTTTCGCCCATGCTCGCTTTAATCGCGGCCGCGTTTTATTACCTGGTCCAGCTGACGGAAAACAATATTTTAGTGCCGAAAATTATGCAAAAGGCTGTCGGCTTAAATCCGATCGTAAGCATCGCGGTTTTATTAATCGGTTTTCAGCTGGCGGGAATTGCCGGGGCGATCCTTTCCATTCCGGTAGCGACGGCGGCGAGCGTTTTTATCCAGGATATTTTTGATCACCGCCTGGCCGAAGAATAA
- a CDS encoding ATP-binding cassette domain-containing protein has translation MIEIANLTKKLGNNTILDNLSFSVRKGEILGFLGPNGAGKTTTMKIITSFWAPTSGQVLIDGAEVVKNSLDIRSKIGYLPETVPLYEDMKVKEYLKFVAEIRRIPKEKTAGRIKEVVMACGLKEVYDRLIDELSKGYRQRVGLAQAIIHDPQILILDEPTTGLDPNQIAEIRELIKNLGKEKTVIFSTHILQEVAAVCGRVIIINKGKIAGEGTPEELMNRAGGRELIYVKIKGARESVLEKIRALENVIRADAADKEALDIYGYSIEPKPGVDLREQLSKTVMNNNWSILEFSKKSATLEDVFRELTK, from the coding sequence ATGATTGAGATTGCGAACCTCACCAAAAAATTAGGCAACAATACAATTCTTGATAATCTCTCTTTTTCCGTAAGAAAGGGGGAGATTTTAGGTTTTTTAGGTCCGAACGGGGCCGGAAAAACCACTACCATGAAAATAATTACCAGTTTTTGGGCGCCCACCAGCGGCCAGGTTTTGATTGACGGCGCGGAAGTCGTAAAAAATTCTTTAGACATCCGGTCAAAAATCGGCTATTTGCCGGAAACCGTGCCGCTGTACGAGGACATGAAGGTAAAAGAATATTTGAAATTCGTCGCTGAAATCCGCCGGATTCCCAAAGAAAAAACAGCCGGGCGGATAAAAGAGGTGGTTATGGCCTGCGGGTTAAAAGAGGTATATGACCGGCTGATTGACGAATTATCCAAGGGCTACCGCCAAAGAGTGGGGTTGGCCCAGGCAATAATCCACGACCCGCAGATTCTAATTTTAGACGAACCGACGACCGGCCTGGATCCCAACCAAATCGCCGAGATCCGGGAATTGATAAAAAATCTCGGAAAGGAAAAAACCGTAATTTTTTCCACCCATATTTTACAGGAGGTTGCGGCGGTTTGCGGCCGGGTAATAATTATTAACAAAGGAAAAATCGCCGGGGAAGGAACGCCCGAAGAATTAATGAACCGCGCCGGAGGGAGAGAACTGATTTACGTAAAAATAAAAGGCGCGCGCGAGTCAGTGCTGGAAAAAATTAGAGCTTTAGAAAATGTGATCCGCGCCGACGCGGCGGACAAAGAGGCTCTGGATATCTACGGCTATTCAATTGAACCCAAGCCGGGAGTTGATCTGCGCGAACAATTATCAAAGACGGTTATGAATAACAATTGGAGTATTTTGGAATTCTCCAAAAAATCAGCCACCCTGGAAGATGTGTTTAGGGAATTAACCAAGTAA
- a CDS encoding ABC transporter permease subunit has protein sequence MLKEIGCKNIYILFKKELWAYFNSPIAYIFIAVFLVAGNWLFFNSFFISGQASLRNYFSLLPWMFLFLAPALTMRLWAEEKKSGTIEFLLTLPVTDSEAVLGKFFGALSFLFITLLLSVSVPISIAFLGSVDMGPVAGGYLGALFLGGSYLALGLFISSLTKNQIIAFILALAACFLFFMAGADFAVSSAPQFLQPLMQFLGLGSHFYNIAKGVIDTKDIIYYLSFMFLFLWLNAKMIEARK, from the coding sequence ATGCTTAAAGAAATCGGCTGCAAAAATATATATATTTTATTTAAAAAGGAGTTATGGGCTTATTTTAATTCGCCGATTGCCTATATTTTTATTGCCGTATTTTTGGTTGCCGGAAACTGGCTTTTTTTCAATTCCTTTTTCATCTCCGGCCAGGCCAGCTTAAGAAATTATTTTTCACTTCTTCCCTGGATGTTTTTATTTTTAGCTCCGGCTTTGACTATGCGCCTTTGGGCCGAAGAAAAAAAATCCGGCACGATCGAGTTCCTTTTAACCCTGCCGGTTACTGACTCCGAAGCGGTTTTAGGAAAATTTTTCGGCGCTTTGTCATTCCTTTTTATCACGCTTTTACTGTCTGTAAGCGTCCCCATAAGCATCGCCTTTTTAGGAAGCGTTGATATGGGGCCGGTAGCCGGCGGTTATTTGGGCGCTCTTTTTCTAGGAGGATCATATCTGGCGCTCGGACTTTTTATTTCTTCTTTGACGAAAAATCAAATTATCGCTTTTATTCTGGCCTTGGCGGCCTGCTTCTTGTTTTTTATGGCTGGGGCCGACTTTGCCGTTTCCAGCGCCCCGCAATTTTTACAGCCGCTAATGCAGTTTCTGGGGCTGGGCAGCCATTTTTATAATATCGCCAAAGGGGTAATCGATACCAAAGACATTATTTATTATCTGTCGTTTATGTTTTTATTTTTATGGTTAAACGCCAAGATGATTGAAGCCCGCAAGTAG
- a CDS encoding GldG family protein, with product MMDKVKKLKIAKKLNLSVTIVLVIAILAVINFISYKAFFRWDITESHDFSISKASKTTAGELDDVVNIKAYFSKNLPSQFLNLKQEVADILSEYQSYSQGKIKVEFIDPGNDEEMKNKLYLAGIPPLQLNVLEKDKYQVVQGYLGLAISYGDKTEAIPVVKSSDDLEYQITTAIKKVSGKESPVIGYLTSYGTIQPEEANTALAELKKIYEVQNIDLKAAGQIPKEIKTLIIAGPKEKFGDKELKAVDSYLSGGGSILLLIDGVNVGQGLTAEKNETGLEKLLEKYGIRANTDLIADPQSGVASFNQGYITFSVEYPFWPKILKGNFDKNVSAVSNLETVILPWVSSIDVIPDKMNKDNRVSNLIMSSEKSWRVAGDYNISPQGITMPKEGAGSYSLAVLASGSFTSAYDAKKTFNSKIAVVGDSDFIRENFAGNAPDNLALFQNLTDILSLDEALINIRSKGVTSRPVKELSEAGKAGIRYANVFGMTIIIVGLGALRYITRRRKRQVNKDFDSF from the coding sequence ATGATGGACAAAGTTAAAAAGCTGAAAATCGCCAAAAAATTAAATCTTTCGGTTACGATTGTCTTGGTAATCGCGATTTTGGCGGTTATTAATTTCATTTCTTATAAAGCATTTTTCCGGTGGGACATAACCGAGTCGCATGATTTTTCCATTTCCAAAGCTTCAAAGACAACCGCTGGGGAGCTGGATGATGTAGTTAATATTAAGGCTTATTTTAGCAAAAATTTGCCTAGCCAATTCTTGAATTTAAAGCAAGAAGTGGCCGATATTTTGAGCGAATACCAAAGCTACAGCCAGGGAAAAATTAAGGTGGAATTTATCGATCCTGGGAATGACGAGGAGATGAAGAATAAATTATATCTGGCCGGCATTCCGCCTCTGCAGCTGAATGTTTTAGAAAAGGATAAATATCAGGTGGTGCAGGGCTACTTGGGGCTGGCTATTAGCTACGGTGATAAAACCGAAGCTATTCCGGTGGTAAAAAGCTCTGATGATTTAGAATACCAGATTACCACGGCCATTAAAAAAGTGTCTGGCAAGGAATCGCCGGTAATCGGCTATTTAACGAGCTATGGAACCATTCAGCCGGAAGAAGCGAATACGGCTCTGGCGGAATTAAAGAAAATATATGAAGTCCAAAATATTGATCTTAAGGCCGCCGGCCAGATTCCCAAAGAAATTAAGACTTTAATAATCGCCGGCCCTAAAGAAAAATTTGGAGACAAGGAATTGAAGGCGGTCGACTCTTATTTGAGTGGCGGCGGTTCAATTCTTTTACTCATTGACGGGGTTAACGTCGGCCAGGGGCTAACCGCCGAAAAGAATGAGACTGGCCTGGAAAAGTTATTGGAAAAATACGGAATTAGGGCCAATACCGACTTAATCGCCGATCCGCAATCAGGAGTCGCTTCGTTTAACCAGGGCTATATCACTTTTTCCGTCGAATATCCGTTTTGGCCGAAGATTTTAAAGGGCAATTTCGATAAAAACGTGTCGGCGGTTTCTAATCTCGAAACCGTAATTCTCCCCTGGGTTTCGAGTATCGATGTAATTCCCGATAAGATGAATAAAGACAACAGAGTTTCTAATTTAATTATGAGCTCGGAAAAATCTTGGCGGGTTGCCGGCGACTATAACATCAGTCCGCAGGGAATAACTATGCCTAAAGAAGGCGCAGGCTCTTACAGCTTGGCGGTTTTAGCTTCCGGAAGTTTTACTTCGGCTTATGACGCAAAAAAAACCTTCAATTCAAAGATTGCGGTGGTTGGAGACAGTGATTTTATCCGCGAAAATTTTGCCGGCAACGCGCCCGACAATTTGGCCCTATTCCAGAACCTAACCGATATTTTAAGCCTGGATGAGGCTTTAATAAATATCCGGTCCAAAGGAGTAACCAGCCGGCCGGTCAAGGAGTTGAGCGAAGCGGGGAAGGCGGGGATTAGGTACGCAAACGTGTTTGGCATGACAATAATCATCGTCGGGCTGGGGGCGCTAAGGTATATAACAAGAAGGAGAAAAAGGCAGGTAAATAAGGATTTTGATAGTTTCTAA
- a CDS encoding DUF4340 domain-containing protein translates to MKKNLYLLILLIILAGGAYLYEGPFQKWNESRKAPKNFLNTINFESADKIEIIRTEKTEVLNKDGERWKLDDGKFYASSEAVSALKESFQKAQSSRFEIASANKEKKGDFDLTKEFGTEVRMSSGGKAIGDFLIGKLTSDYMGSYISQPDSADSYMLPVALASAFSPYEWRDLSIFKISKEKIEKLRFQYPDRELKFEKKDGGWQVVSPEKFKAEDTAVDEALAALAGLNAEAIPAQSFSGTDLEKHLIIVEAQGSEGNFTLMIGKDNGRGQYYAKRGDSENVYLIGKANRDLFDKKIGDFK, encoded by the coding sequence ATGAAAAAAAATTTATACCTGTTGATATTATTGATAATTTTAGCCGGAGGCGCCTATTTATACGAGGGGCCTTTTCAAAAATGGAATGAATCGCGGAAGGCGCCGAAGAATTTTTTGAATACCATTAATTTTGAGTCAGCGGATAAAATAGAAATAATTAGAACCGAAAAGACCGAGGTTTTAAATAAAGACGGCGAACGCTGGAAATTGGATGATGGAAAATTCTACGCTTCTAGTGAAGCGGTTAGCGCCTTAAAGGAAAGCTTTCAGAAAGCCCAGTCGTCCCGGTTTGAAATCGCGAGCGCCAACAAAGAAAAAAAAGGCGATTTTGATTTAACTAAAGAATTCGGGACTGAAGTTAGAATGTCTTCGGGGGGCAAGGCGATTGGCGATTTTTTGATCGGCAAGCTTACAAGCGATTACATGGGCTCATATATCAGCCAGCCGGATAGCGCCGATTCGTACATGCTCCCAGTCGCGCTAGCCAGCGCATTCTCTCCTTATGAGTGGCGCGATTTGTCCATTTTTAAAATTTCCAAAGAGAAAATTGAAAAATTAAGATTCCAATATCCGGATCGGGAGTTAAAATTCGAAAAAAAAGACGGCGGGTGGCAGGTGGTTTCGCCGGAAAAATTTAAAGCCGAAGATACAGCCGTCGACGAGGCATTGGCCGCTCTTGCCGGCCTTAATGCTGAAGCTATCCCGGCCCAAAGTTTTTCCGGCACTGATTTGGAAAAGCACTTAATTATTGTCGAAGCCCAAGGATCCGAAGGAAATTTTACTTTAATGATCGGGAAGGACAACGGCCGCGGCCAATATTACGCTAAGCGCGGAGATTCGGAGAATGTCTATTTAATCGGCAAAGCCAACCGGGATTTGTTTGATAAAAAGATCGGGGATTTTAAATAG